tgctgctgctgctgcatcATGGGGTGTACAAAAATGCCGACGATCAGAGATGATTTGGGTGGAAAGGCGGGAAAATAAATTGCGATCAGATTGTACTATGTGACGTCATTAGAAGGCATGCAACGCCAATCGTTTTCAATGcaagccgtcgatttcacaaaacttttcataacttaggattaatcttatgattTAGGCGAGTCCCAACCCCACAACTGGACATGGTTTGACGGTTGATACATTGCTGGACCTTCATCTCACTTATTTGATCGATGTTGGTTTCGACCTTTTTATTGAGGTAGATTAATTAGAAGAAGGAAAAGCAAAGACCCCTGTGTCCACATTGGATACAACCACAAACTTACACATCATCGAGGCATAGCGTTACACTGTTATTCTCCTGTGTAAAATAACGctgtgtaactttttgtttaaacaacctGTGTAATTTTTAAACAAGGTTGTGTGATCATATCCAAGCTGTGTAAATCCTATGTTGTGTAAATGTAGTTTTATGTTATAAACCGATATTTGCCACCTAAAATGAACTTGAACAACTGTTGTGTAAACTTTTAAGCACGTGATATGAAAGTAGCCAATCACGACGTCACAAAAAAGCTGGAAAAATGGCAGACGTGCCGGAGTTGTTAGAGCAGTGGGGATTTGGGGATTTGGTTGAAGTTTTTGACGGTAAGTACaatgtttcaattgttttattaataaaaagcaCGAACATGAAGTATTGTAGCGTAAACTGTGTGTGATTTTATCACATGGCTTTTGGTAAATTAGCCCAAAATTTATTTCAAGAAGTTTGCTTACACGGCATCGACGGCACTGCATACAGTAGTGCACATGAAGTTCAACAGGAATATACGTTGATTCTGAACTGAAGGCTCGAAGTTGTTCGAATCTTCGATCATATTTTTTCCGTGCAAGTTTATTATGTTTGAGCCAGAATTTAcacccaaaacaattttttatttgaagggTATTCCGTAATAAATGTGTTTGTGAAATGACTTAATATTAGTACAACCATTTGTGACCAATGATTTTCCGTTTcggaaaagtgcaaattccgtttccGTTTCCGACATAAAAATTCAGTTTCAACTTTACACGTTAAAAAACTCTCTATTAACCAACGGCCGATTCAGTTCCGGAGTTGgcaattttcaaattttacgGATCCAATGTTATAGAGATAAGCAGTAAAAACAAGTTAGAAACATGCAACAGCCGTTGCGTTATCATTGCACCAAGACAGAAACAGAacgtcagccattttgttttcactttggcgacaaaatgttgaaagttTATGGTTGATTTGTGACCTTTATGAGTGAACAATCAATGTGTGAGTTCATATAGAGCAGGGGTAAGCTGGTTTATGTATGGTTGTTGATTAAAGGGAGGGATATAATGcaatttgagtgaaaaaaaacagtaaagaaCGTGCCGTGAATGTGATGATTTTGACCTCCAACTCCGTAGTCATGGTATGGTAGTGTTACTATaaataccatagagcaaggcctATGCTAATACATATACTAGCATTGTAAACAACGTGTATTCATTTGTACATCGTTCGTAGGCTGACATGACCCTGGTTGAACTGACCGAGTCACAAGGTATGTGTTTGTTTGACCATTActattttttgacattttacaCTTGTAAACAGATTTGCAGttggttttcactgttttaacAGATGCATTGTAaaccatatatttaaacaaatattgatggcTTTATCTTGCAGTTCTGAAAAACATAGTTTCCCATGTGACATAGaaacaattgtttatttctcacgGACTATTTCAAGTGAaagtttatgatttattttccaAATGGTCAGTTGTTTTTATGAAGAGTTGTTCTGCCTgcagctttaaacaaaattccagTATAGTCAGTACACAATGCACTCCTATTGTAAACCTAGGCCATGAAATAAGTTGTAAGCAAAATGGTTGTTGAGCATAAAAGACAAGTTGTCATGTTAAGTTACACTCGATGAAATAAGCACTGAAATTCGACGgttcacaatttatttttatggtcatttttTTAGTTAAAGAAGCAATAACATGGATGAAACATAATGAAGAACCAAAGGCAATGTTATTTGAGTACATGGCCAACACCTGTAAACAACGTTACAACTGGATCAAGACAGATAGCCCAACTACAGCAGAGATCCTGGAGGTGTATCCTCGGCTGTTAGATCCAGGAATTGTAAGTTGCATGTTTTAATAACTAGCTTTTCTCTTTGTTGCAGTGGTATATGCGTGTTGAGTACAACATTTAGTAGAATTTAAGTTGCATTAATATGTTGGAATTAGACAGACAAAGATCTCTTTTTTACATATCAGCATCAACAGTGACCTATGGAGCAATTATTCTGAATGTTTGTCCATAGCAACAACCTATTGAATCCGATGAAAGTGAAACTTTATTTAAAAGATAACAAATATATTTACTGCCAGAAGGTTAGCCAAGAGCATTCAATAGGGTGCAAAACTGTATGGATGTTTGCACAGCACAATTACTTTTATTGGTTGAACTTagttcaattttgtaaaaatctaAATAATAATTACTGACTATGGCTTTAACATAACAAATAGCCAAATTCAAATTGTGGAAGAAACCTCTAATCCAGTGAAAACTGCACAGGACATTGACACTTATtgccttgtattattattaagcataaTGTATTGCCTTTACTAACAAATTGCTAATAACTTCAATAAAGGGTAATTATGACAAAAACTTTGAGAGATGCGGTgcgtaaataattaaaaaagctGGGAGACTGCATCCTTCTGCAACTGAGTTTTCCAGTTGAGGTTTTTGTGGTGGCTGTAGCGTTTGACACAGTTGTAAAAGCTCACCTGATAATTATGTTAAaccatttatttataactcatTTACTTACTTATTTTCCTTATTATGACAACTTTAGGTTGAGCAAGATTTCCGACTGGCGATCTCTGAAGAGACTAACCAGCTTTATGCTAAGTGGCCTTCTTTTTCCAAACAAGTGTACAAGTACAACTCGAAGGTACTCGGGATCAATTGGGAAAAGCAGTTGGATGTAGGAGAGATCGATTTTGGCAACTTGACAGAAGGTGAGGTATATTAAATAcccaacataataattattcttAACTTTACCTTATTATATTCAGTGCAATGTGGAAAAAGAATACTCAACAATTGTAAATTCTGAAAAAGAGTTTTGAAACTGAGCTTTGTAGTAGCCGTTAATTGGATTGATTCCATTTCCATTATCGGGTGTATATCttatattaatttatattgCTACTACTTTCTGACATTTCTTATGACAACTTggcaacaatttctttttttgctgCTTTAATTAGTTGCTTTAGAAATTACACACATGAGTGCCCTGAATATGGCCATTTTACAAGTGAACTCAAGGGACTCTTGCATTATTATTTCCATCAACATGTCTGCTCTGCAAgtgtgtatttttaactgtcCCATTTTTCTCTCTATCCTGCAGTCGATTGACATCATACTTAATTTGTTCATTtgaattattttcataatttcaGAGGAGTGTCAAGAACTGGCTTTCTCAGTTTTGCCATTACTTTTTGTGGGGAGGAGCAAAGGCATGAAAGGGAGATGTACCCCTGCAGAATCCCTGCGATCGTTCATCGATATGAAACCAGTaagctatttttttaatttttgagaatttgttCAATATGTCATTTTGATAAGTGGTTTTTTATTGTCAGACATTGTAAGACGAGGCTAATTCCTCATTTAGCTGGGGATTaacaaaagtaaattttgtCCAAATCAAGACACTTTTCGTTTGTAGTGTTTGCGACCCTTTTTTAGAAAAGTAGAAACCATGTTTTCAGGTCTTCCATTTTACTATTTATTGGGAAAGCACTTCAAGGGTTTCAGTTTCCACTACTCCTGAAAATGCTAACTGATCCCTTTATACTTACAAATCTTGGTGCTTTTGGGGTTAACAAGGATCCTTTAATTTGATGGATGACAAGATACAATGAAAAAGGAGTCCTCTGGGCAATAGGCCTAGGTGCCAAAATAAACCAAATACACTTATCTTTAGAGCACACTGGATCCTGCATAATTGTTGAAAACAGACATGGTTTGGGATCCACTAGACCCCTTACATGTTTTAAGTGCAATCTCAGCTATTCAATTTTGTGCCAAGTGGGCTGTTCTTCTATGTTTAAATTATaccatatattttttaataggaAGGTACTGACATCCAAAACTACATGGCGAGCATTCCGGCAAAGGAACGCCCACAGCCCTTCATTCTTCTTCTTGGTGGAAGCAGGTTCAGCCCTCAACAAGTCTTCATGGTAGTGGAGAGAAGGGCTGTTTTATGTTCATCAATTCTTCAAGCAGTAGACATATGCATGAAAATTATCTATGTACTCGATTTGGATTACCAGCCACACTGCAGTGCAGTGTGGCACATGCTACAACACATGGTGTATATGTTGCCACCAGGTTCCCTGGCAGGTGTCTCATTGATAACTTTCCGAACTTGGCTGAGACATTTGCCAGAGGCCTAGGTAGGAATCTATTTTCAGATAGGTTATACACACagcataaataaagaaaattccgaaacaaaaatatatgtaatggcaaagaaattataataataatgaagtacatgcatagttacaaacaaaaactgttttcaaagtttaaaggcactggacatgtttggtaattatcacagaccagtattgtcacttggtgtatcccaacaaatgcataaaataacaaacatgtgaaagtttgggctgaattggtcatcgatgttgcaagaaaataatgaaagaaaaaacacccttgttccccaaatttgggtgctttcagatgcctgaaaaaggcttcaggcctgaagtctttttatattttagtgagaaattacctctttctcaaaaactaattggtaattactcaaaatatatattagcataaaaaccttctttggtaacgagcaacagagagctgttgatagtataaaacattgtgagaaacgactccctctgaagtaacgtagtttttgagaaagaggtaaattctcactaaaataataaaagacttctggccagaagccttttattcctatctgaaagcacactaatttgtacaacaagagtgttttttctttcatcattttcttgcaacttcaatgaccaattgagcccaaattttcacaggcttgttattttatgcatatgttgggatacaccaagtgagaatactggtctttaacaattaccaaacgcgtaTTGTAAAAGCATGTGAGATAATTGAGTtctaaatcaacaaatttgtttactttttgatgGCAGATGTGGACATGGGAAACCAGTGGTCAATTCATGACATGACCTGTACAATTTGTAGTCTTATATATTGTATAGTATGTTAATTCATTGACATTACCTGTACAATTTGAGTTGCTTTTagatgatacatgtatatagaacacagaaaacatgaaaactaaTGGTCAATTCATGACTTGACCTGTACAATTTAGTATGTTAACACGCAAAACGTGGAAAATAGTAAATTCATTGACACTATACCTGTACAATTTGGGTAAGTTTAAGATTTCAGATAGAAcaaggaaaacatggaaaatgGTCAATTCATGACATGACCTGTAcatagctacatgtattttttgatGAGTGGGATAAGGACAAACGCGATGAGGTTGTGCATggtcactgtacatgtaggtgtttggTGAAGCCAGTGGCATGCAACCACCATAGCCACTACAAATTAAACAGGGAAATGTCTGATTAAAACTGACCCATTGGTGTATGTATAAATTAATTCTTTGTTTCCTGAATGAAAAGACCAAAGGTTGTTCGTGCATACAGATAAAGGTGTGCTATTTATCTGATTGCAGTTGAAGACAAATTTAACAAAGTTATAGTTTAAACTTCCTGTCAGAAACTTGTGCATAGCTATGAACAAACGCCACACTATGAGCTGTGGTGGTTCTGGGATGAACTGGTGGTTTAACAAActtgatgtttcgatcagtgtgctctgattgtcttcaagaAAACGAAGAATTCCTCTGAAGAAAATCAAATCACACTGGTTTGAGGCATCAAGATTTAAACCACCTGGTCTTTTCGaaactcatgtacatggtgtttactgcaaaccttactagattgttttTCCACTGTGCAATTATTGATTGggatttaatgtttgtttttgttgtgtttttttttttggggggcggggggtagtgtttcagcttttgttttgtaatttgaaatgtttgccCAATGGCCGCACATACCAGTGCGCATTACTTTtgaaattcttatttttttcacattatagaaacaaaaaggtaaaaacaaaatgtttcaaattgcACAAAACGCCCATCactaactcccccccccccaagaagaaaaaatggaaaacaaatttagactgtcaattattgttgttatagTTGTTAATTGTATGCCTTCATAAAAATGAATTGTGATGTGAAATGTTATTTGGTGTAGGCCTAGTTGTGGCTAATAAAACTCACcccaaaatttaatttaaaaccaaGGTTTCtgaattgtatattttttatgtgtCTTAAAATGGCCATTCCACAACTTAAAAGTAATACACAACTATTGTGTAAAACATTAAGCAATAGCTGTGTAAACGATTTACACAACTAATTGTGTAAATTAATCTTACACATTATTGTGTAGAAATACTACACAACTGTTGTTTACAAATTACACAACTTCGGTTGTGTAAACTGTTTACACAACAGTTGCTAGGTTCATATAGTAAACAGGGgttgtgtaaaattttacacaacTTGTTGAAGATTTTACACAACCGAAATAACAGTGTAGAGTCAGAATCAGAGAGCAGTAGCATGGATATCTCAAGAAAACTTCATCTTCCCCATTTACATTGACCACGCCCCCATTCCCCTTCTCTGACGTCAATCTCTTGACCTCTCGGACCCTGCACATCTCAACCCCCAAAACTACCGAAGCGTAAGATGTCTCCATGTCATCTTTATTATTTAGATTTCATCTTGTTGGCGAGAAGCCCTTCCCCCTTTtagctcggccccagcggccagtctatagGATCCAGGGgccaatctcatagagctgcgaagcacaacaaattgcttagcatgaaatttcttccttgataaaaacagcacaccaaccaaacttccattttgttgaatattgcttgttactggtattcagctgttgtttgcttatcctgaaaatcacgtggaacattggttggtaatcctgttgttatcaagaaagacattccatgctaagcaaatttgtgtggttagcagctctttgaaattgggcgctGTGCCGCtgggccggtgtcagatgcttttgcataatgcaatcgtgtccgggtctatgcaaaaaccgtccggtggacatgtacataaCTGGACATGAACAAGACTGTACATGtttgtgcgcgcgtaagcgagtcGAGCgcgcatgcactgaacctacgcataagcagcatgaatattcacgtattttatgattgcagcgactacccaacggccgaacatttcccatgtcattcatgacatgcacttagcttgtagaAAATGGCGagcgtgttccgtcgaccaagggcgtttcatttactgcaaggacggtttttgcacggggcggacaccaTTGCATacgcaaatgtgtccgggcaaACACAAATGCAAAACACAaatgcattatgcagcagcgtccgggcggacatgattgcatatgcaaaaccgtccggcggacattattgcatatgcaataatgtcctccggatagtattgcatagaggacgttattgcatgcgacaccgggcTGGGCAAACCAGCTGGGGCAGATTCTTGaccaggaagtacgtcatgcgtgcatctatctctggccgcagcattcacGAACgaacaccaaccctcagaaatcgtTTCctcattttgaaatgtttggcGTGAAAAATTATCCAGACCACTTCTAGGCGAAAAAACTcgcaaaatagtttatactttcaacagttACACACATTGTTGTTCATTAAGTTTTATGGTCATACATTTTTTGGAGCATTTACCAATTTATGACCCTACTTTTAACCAGTCCATGACCCAACAAATGTATAACTGGTATTTTTAGGCAAACTTTTATTAACCCCATTTGTTATTCCAATGTAATTCCACACAACCTTAGAAACTCACAAgttctttctctttttaaatCTGGCCTCTTGCCACTACTCACCAGCCAGTGATGATTAATTTGGATAGTACGGTTCTCCTGTATATTTTGATCATACTTGTGTAGTTTGTcatttttaaattgaagtttttccttcttccttgtgattttgtttactttttatagcatttctttatttctttggTTGTTTGCCTGTAGTTGTCCCTTGTCTTTCAGTTTTGATGTGTGAATAAGGGTCCCATTTAGTGGACCTCTGGGCCTATTCGGGGTTTCCCCTTTTGCACAGATGTAATTTTTATGTGTTTGTGCAATAAAGGtaatataattaaaataaaataaatgaaatgaaaaataattaaatgatGCTTATTTTGCTAAGGTTTTGTCTAAAtatacccatacactgatgtgtgtaataGCACTAAAGTGAttgttgaaaaataatgtttttcctttttttcttcgttAATACACTAAGGAGGTTTTGGAATCAAGTTTTGTGATTTATTCTCGCCAAAAGAATGtttaattttcatgaaaagtTCGTTTGAATCTCACCAGGTTTTAGGAAGTTCTAAAACACAACCGTTATATGCAATGTTGACTAGGCCTACACACTAAAATAAACACTTCGCAGGAATTTTGTTTATGAGAGATATACATGAACTTCTTCTTAACATAGGACACACATTTCATGTTCTCTCGAATTTGGTTTTGGATAACTTGATTATCTTTGAACGCTCAAGAAAAGCACCTCAGTTTTTCTCAAACAGTTTTCCAACAAACAGGTTTTCTACAACATAACAAAAGCCTAGTCCTTTTTTTCTTAACTTGAAGGAGTGTGGGGCCCACTTCTATTGTGAACATAGTGATCATCGCCTGCTATATTCACCACACATGCAATAATCATCGTATTGTATCAGCAGTTGTATGCGTGGCGTAACAGACTGAATGCAGTCGTGCATACAAAATAAACCTGCATTCTAAACAGGGGTTACGTAACAGTGTCTGGGATTTTTAAGCCGTAGCGTTTTATGTTTCTGCCCGCAGCTAGCACAACAGGGCTTTTCAGCATGCACGGTATCTATACGGCTGACCAAAGTGGGTGCCCGGATGCTGTACCCGGATTAAACAAGACTGTATGCCGTTGAGTGTGTGTTCTTTTATGGTGCACATCATTTATGCAAAACAGGTTACTGTGTCTGGACTGCACTGGTCTGGCCCTTCTACACTGGTCTGGCAGACATATTGAAAGAGAAGAGACTGATAAAAAACCTAGACTGTAGTATATCAATAGTGTGAGTTTGAGTCAGCTTCCCTGTTGAGAGCCATCAGCCGATGACCATTCGTAGCTGACCAGGTGACTCGGCCAAAATTCAACCTTGTAACGGTTGTTTTTAGCAGCTACAGTTAACTTCAAGGTTGAAGGGTCGTGAGCAACAGCTTAGGAGAAGCGAACTTTACTGTCCTGTGCCCTGGCAGAGTAGAGCAGGGAGGGATAAACCTGTAACGAACGAGGACAGCTCGATTGGTCAAGAGAGTGTAGAAGAAGTACAGAGTTCAC
This sequence is a window from Asterias rubens chromosome 19, eAstRub1.3, whole genome shotgun sequence. Protein-coding genes within it:
- the LOC117303454 gene encoding uncharacterized protein LOC117303454 isoform X1, whose protein sequence is MADVPELLEQWGFGDLVEVFDVKEAITWMKHNEEPKAMLFEYMANTCKQRYNWIKTDSPTTAEILEVYPRLLDPGIVEQDFRLAISEETNQLYAKWPSFSKQVYKYNSKVLGINWEKQLDVGEIDFGNLTEEECQELAFSVLPLLFVGRSKGMKGRCTPAESLRSFIDMKPEGTDIQNYMASIPAKERPQPFILLLGGSRFSPQQVFMVVERRAVLCSSILQAVDICMKIIYVLDLDYQPHCSAVWHMLQHMVYMLPPGSLAGVSLITFRTWLRHLPEA
- the LOC117303454 gene encoding uncharacterized protein LOC117303454 isoform X3, which produces MSEQSMFKEAITWMKHNEEPKAMLFEYMANTCKQRYNWIKTDSPTTAEILEVYPRLLDPGIVEQDFRLAISEETNQLYAKWPSFSKQVYKYNSKVLGINWEKQLDVGEIDFGNLTEEECQELAFSVLPLLFVGRSKGMKGRCTPAESLRSFIDMKPEGTDIQNYMASIPAKERPQPFILLLGGSRFSPQQVFMVVERRAVLCSSILQAVDICMKIIYVLDLDYQPHCSAVWHMLQHMVYMLPPGSLAGVSLITFRTWLRHLPEA
- the LOC117303454 gene encoding uncharacterized protein LOC117303454 isoform X2; this translates as MTLVELTESQVKEAITWMKHNEEPKAMLFEYMANTCKQRYNWIKTDSPTTAEILEVYPRLLDPGIVEQDFRLAISEETNQLYAKWPSFSKQVYKYNSKVLGINWEKQLDVGEIDFGNLTEEECQELAFSVLPLLFVGRSKGMKGRCTPAESLRSFIDMKPEGTDIQNYMASIPAKERPQPFILLLGGSRFSPQQVFMVVERRAVLCSSILQAVDICMKIIYVLDLDYQPHCSAVWHMLQHMVYMLPPGSLAGVSLITFRTWLRHLPEA
- the LOC117303454 gene encoding uncharacterized protein LOC117303454 isoform X4 — translated: MKHNEEPKAMLFEYMANTCKQRYNWIKTDSPTTAEILEVYPRLLDPGIVEQDFRLAISEETNQLYAKWPSFSKQVYKYNSKVLGINWEKQLDVGEIDFGNLTEEECQELAFSVLPLLFVGRSKGMKGRCTPAESLRSFIDMKPEGTDIQNYMASIPAKERPQPFILLLGGSRFSPQQVFMVVERRAVLCSSILQAVDICMKIIYVLDLDYQPHCSAVWHMLQHMVYMLPPGSLAGVSLITFRTWLRHLPEA